One window from the genome of Hydra vulgaris chromosome 02, alternate assembly HydraT2T_AEP encodes:
- the LOC136077138 gene encoding zinc finger MYM-type protein 1-like has translation MKKVKSGAAKRREAAAAREVITKYPKLTQFLKPAVQADGESVAITETNNDVTANAENDSVSCFGLSAEGDSNMAICECIPTATTLPLLFLSDDPSDWPENVSDAQRCDIVERGVKQIEIDFPHNQERRRFSVTYYKRQMKNGETIVRSWLVYSMKSNKVFCFCCKLFGISDSPFRQGMNTWEGLSKKLNDHETGSTHLRCFEQWMTLRKGIMNQTTIDEHQYKLLQKERKFWRAVLERLLDITLFLSARNLGFRGSQEVIGSKNNGNFLGLFELMAKYDSVLDELLRRIQKKETNEHYLSNDTQNELIELLAKEIEAENLSKVKKAKYFSIILDCTPDVSHKEQMSIILRSVVCISGTGINISENFFGYLKVDDTTGKGLLDAFLDQTKKWELNILDCRGQSYDNGANMKGKAKGVQARLLQMNPKALYVPCANHSLNLVIVDGAKSSNSAITFFGVLSRLYTLFSSSPARWHILKSCIPISVKPQSDTRWESRINCVKPLRYHLKEILEALEKLEVYALEKRDGATATEVCSLMEYMMTWPFILSIVIWYDVLYQINKSSKLLQSSTTSLDVLDSEIKATYTFLQQYRETGFSDAHMKASEIAEVLDIAKIFPEVRSRQKKMIHSYECADEAHTIQLEQKFKVDFFLPLLDMLMGSVKERFEQVSSITELYDFLYRSENLIQICKENSLSLYCKNLQAKLGDIDSDDLEMELKRFVIVVQEKESTHMKSAHDFLNYIYKEELQETYPNLAIVLRIILTSPVTVASAERSFSKLKLIKTFHRSTMVDDRLSSLAMLSIENDVARKLNYEEIINKFASMKVRHKSFL, from the exons ATGAAGAAAGTGAAAAGTGGTGCAGCTAAGAGAAGAGAAGCAGCTGCAGCCAGGGAAGTAATAACTAAGTACCCCAAACTTACACAATTTTTGAAACCAGCAGTTCAAGCTGATGGTGAATCAGTAGCAATAACAGAAACCAATAATGATGTTACAGCCAATGCAGAAAATGATTCTGTTTCTTGTTTTGGTTTGTCTGCTGAAGGAGACTCTAATATGGCAATCTGTGAGTGTATACCAACTGCCACAACACTGCCACTTCTTTTTCTCAGTGATGATCCTTCTGATTGGCCAGAAAATGTTTCTGATGCACAGAGGTGTGACATTGTTGAACGTGGTGTAAAGCAAATTGAGATAGATTTTCCACACAATCAAGAAAGACGACGATTTTCAGTGACTTATTATAAACGACAGATGAAGAATGGAGAAACTATTGTACGGTCATGGCTTGTGTATTCTATGaaaagtaataaagttttttgcttCTGTTGCAAACTTTTTGGTATATCAGATTCACCATTCCGACAAGGGATGAACACATGGGAAGGTTTATCCAAAAAACTGAATGATCATGAAACAGGAAGTACACATCTCAGGTGCTTTGAACAGTGGATGACATTACGAAAAg GCATAATGAATCAAACAACCATTGATGAGCATCAATACAAGTTGCTTCAAAAAGAGCGAAAATTTTGGAGAGCAGTATTGGAACGATTACTAGACATCACTCTATTTCTTTCTGCGAGGAATCTTGGATTCCGTGGTTCACAAGAGGTCATTGGTTCCAAGAACAATGGAAACTTTCTTGGGTTGTTTGAATTGATGGCGAAGTATGATAGTGTGCTCGATGAACTTTTACGTCGGATTCAGAAGAAAGAAACTAATGAACATTATTTGAGCAATGATACCCAGAATGAGTTGATTGAATTGTTAGCCAAGGAGATTGAAGCCGAAAACCTTTCCAAAGTAAAGAAAGCgaaatatttttccattattttggATTGTACGCCAGACGTTTCACATAAAGAACAAATGAGCATAATCCTACGATCAGTAGTTTGCATTTCTGGGACAGGTATCAACATTTCTGAAAATTTCTTTGGATATCTCAAGGTAGATGATACCACTGGAAAAGGGCTTTTGGATGCCTTTCTAGATCAGACAAAAAAGTGGGAATTAAATATTCTTGACTGTCGAGGCCAATCCTATGATAACGGTGCTAACATGAAAGGAAAGGCAAAGGGTGTTCAAGCTAGGCTTCTTCAAATGAATCCCAAAGCTCTATATGTTCCGTGTGCAAACCATTCACTTAATCTAGTCATTGTTGACGGTGCAAAGTCATCCAACAGTGCAATTACTTTTTTCGGAGTTCTTTCAAGATTGTATACACTCTTTTCATCATCTCCTGCTCGATGGCATATTTTAAAGTCATGTATACCCATTTCTGTCAAGCCTCAATCCGATACCAGATGGGAAAGTAGAATAAACTGTGTGAAACCTCTTCGCTATCACCTGAAAGAGATATTAGAGGCATTAGAAAAATTGGAAGTGTATGCTCTAGAGAAGAGAGATGGCGCAACAGCTACAGAAGTATGTTCGCTGATGGAATATATGATGACATGGCCATTCATATTGTCAATCGTTATTTGGTATGACGTTTTATACCAAATTAACAAATCAAGTAAGCTTCTGCAGTCCTCTACAACTTCCCTTGATGTCTTGGATAGTGAAATAAAGGCCACATATACATTTCTTCAGCAATATCGTGAAACTGGATTTTCAGACGCACACATGAAAGCATCAGAAATCGCAGAAGTGTTGGACATTGCAAAAATTTTTCCAGAAGTGCGTTCCCGACAAAAAAAGATGATTCATTCATACGAGTGTGCCGATGAAGCTCACACCATCCAATTAGAACAGAAGTTTAAAGTTGATTTCTTTTTACCACTCCTTGATATGTTAATGGGATCAGTAAAGGAGCGTTTTGAACAAGTCAGTAGTATCACAGAGCTCTATGACTTCCTATACCGTTCTGAGAATCTTATTCAAATCTGTAAAGAAAATTCTTTGTctttatattgcaaaaatttgcAAGCAAAGCTTGGCGATATAGATTCGGATGATCTGGAAATGGAATTAAAACGATTTGTCATAGTGGTACAGGAGAAAGAAAGTACTCACATGAAATCTGCACATGATTTTcttaattacatttataaagaaGAGCTGCAAGAAACTTATCCAAATCTTGCCATTGTGTTACGCATAATCCTTACCTCACCAGTAACTGTCGCAAGTGCTGAACGTAGCTTCAGCAAGCTAAAATTGATTAAGACTTTTCATAG GTCAACAATGGTTGATGACCGCTTGTCTTCTCTGGCGATGCTGTCAATTGAGAACGATGTggcaagaaaattaaattatgagGAGATAATCAACAAATTTGCAAGTATGAAAGTTCGCCACAAGTCATTTCTGTGA